The Cystobacter ferrugineus genome includes a window with the following:
- a CDS encoding NAD-dependent epimerase/dehydratase family protein, with product MSQCAREADVIVNAADMTHRGAVEALVEGLRGTNKTLVHTSGSSIVSDFGEGEFSERIFEDDTPFTPEPLKAASVAINHFVQDSARQGVRGIVICPPMIYGRGTGLKRDSIQVPALIQLSLAQKAGVHLGRGLNTWSNVHIDDLVELYSLVIARARPGDFFFAEAGEARFLDIATSISRMLGYGGRTISWPLSEAIAAFGEEAVRYSGASNSRVRATRARRLGWTPKHMSLLQEIEQGSYREDFASPIP from the coding sequence TTGAGCCAATGCGCCCGCGAAGCCGATGTCATCGTCAACGCGGCCGACATGACCCACCGCGGTGCCGTCGAGGCGCTCGTGGAGGGGCTGCGAGGCACGAACAAGACGCTCGTGCACACCAGTGGCTCCTCCATCGTGTCAGACTTTGGCGAGGGAGAGTTCTCCGAGCGCATCTTCGAGGACGACACCCCCTTCACCCCCGAGCCCCTCAAGGCCGCGAGCGTCGCCATCAACCATTTCGTTCAGGACTCGGCCCGTCAGGGCGTTCGCGGCATCGTCATCTGCCCACCGATGATCTACGGGCGGGGGACGGGATTGAAGCGCGACTCCATCCAGGTGCCCGCGTTGATCCAGCTGTCGCTGGCCCAGAAGGCGGGTGTGCACCTGGGCCGCGGACTCAACACGTGGTCGAACGTCCACATCGATGATCTGGTGGAACTCTACTCGCTCGTCATCGCCCGGGCGCGGCCAGGAGACTTCTTCTTCGCGGAAGCGGGCGAGGCCCGGTTCCTGGACATCGCCACCTCCATCAGCCGCATGCTCGGTTATGGGGGACGCACCATCTCCTGGCCGCTTTCTGAGGCGATCGCCGCCTTCGGCGAGGAGGCGGTCCGTTATAGCGGTGCGTCCAACAGCCGCGTGCGCGCCACGCGGGCACGCCGGCTCGGATGGACGCCGAAGCACATGTCCCTGTTGCAGGAGATCGAGCAGGGCAGCTACCGCGAGGACTTCGCGAGTCCTATTCCTTGA
- a CDS encoding PEGA domain-containing protein encodes MTTRHRRMSFPALLVALLLALGGTGASASDPGAARAAARKHFERGTTLYQEGHYAEAAAAFEAAYQTLANGVVLYNLGQCYEKLGDLQRAIGYYRDYLRMVPNAEDRPLVESLIARLEKRYEEERRPQMTVSSEPSGARVQVDGKARGVTPWSDKLEVGPHRLEVTREGYQPLRRDVELRPGEPLELQLMLTPLSKSAGGIDGRPGQPSKRVWTWVAAGAAGVATAGAVTLGLLARSDSRELLARPHERAEAQRLHDSALGRARASNILTGTAGVALLAGSALFFFEGSF; translated from the coding sequence ATGACCACCCGCCACCGCCGCATGTCCTTCCCGGCGCTCCTCGTCGCGCTGCTGCTCGCCCTGGGAGGTACGGGGGCGAGCGCCAGCGATCCCGGAGCCGCCCGCGCCGCCGCTCGCAAGCACTTCGAGCGCGGCACCACCCTCTACCAGGAGGGCCACTACGCCGAGGCCGCCGCCGCCTTCGAGGCCGCCTACCAGACGCTCGCCAACGGCGTGGTCCTCTACAACCTGGGCCAGTGCTACGAGAAGCTCGGAGATCTCCAGCGGGCCATCGGCTACTACCGCGACTACCTGCGCATGGTGCCCAACGCCGAGGACCGGCCGCTCGTCGAGTCGCTCATCGCCCGGCTGGAGAAGCGCTACGAGGAGGAGCGCCGTCCCCAGATGACCGTCTCCAGCGAGCCCTCGGGGGCGCGAGTCCAGGTGGATGGCAAGGCGCGTGGGGTGACGCCCTGGAGCGACAAACTGGAGGTGGGCCCGCACCGGCTCGAGGTGACACGCGAGGGCTACCAGCCGCTGCGGCGCGACGTGGAGCTGCGGCCGGGCGAGCCGCTCGAGCTCCAGTTGATGCTCACTCCCCTGTCGAAGAGCGCGGGGGGGATCGATGGCCGCCCGGGACAACCCAGCAAGCGCGTCTGGACGTGGGTGGCCGCGGGCGCCGCGGGGGTGGCGACGGCGGGGGCGGTGACGCTCGGGCTGCTGGCGCGCTCGGACTCGCGGGAGCTGCTGGCCCGGCCGCACGAGCGCGCCGAGGCGCAACGGCTGCACGACTCGGCCCTGGGCCGGGCACGGGCCTCCAACATCCTCACCGGCACCGCGGGCGTGGCCCTGCTCGCGGGCTCGGCCCTGTTCTTCTTCGAGGGGAGCTTCTGA
- a CDS encoding phage tail sheath family protein, with the protein MPARLHPGVYVEEVPSAARAIEAAGTSTAIFVGETERGPLEPIRIVGRADFERLFGGYRRHASAGGSQIVSLAYSIDAFFQNGGSTAYVLRAVSSTATAAGYTPSGHTSPLVVASSPGAWGNNLYSVLLTSTSSSAESPRFRIIVFYKAPGSNQPKAVENWDRLSTDGGDENYVADVLQRSLYIRWASPSATVATSLLLAGESAITDTTRNQYALQTGAGGDVDLAVSDFGKLLEGLDGVSDAALLVVPARIYDSDDSNRLLQQAALSYAEARPQQDLFCIADMPRQSSEKTASDATNKTVTAFGNLSPKTTLGAIYFPWLEISDPMGVGRDPVLVVPPSGFVAGIYSRTDARRGVWKAPAGLDATLLGLRKVEHKLLDAHQDALNPLGINVIRVQPAAGAVVWGSRTLRPDSEWRYVPVRRTAIFLRKSIYNSIQWAVFEPNDQNLWASLRVTITAFMEQLFRQGAFAGKTTREAFFVKCDEETTPEADQIAGIVNVWVGFAPLRPAEFVVVKLSQIVNQKA; encoded by the coding sequence ATGCCTGCACGTTTGCATCCCGGTGTCTATGTCGAGGAAGTTCCTAGCGCCGCGCGAGCCATAGAGGCCGCGGGCACCTCGACGGCCATCTTCGTGGGTGAGACCGAGAGGGGTCCGCTCGAGCCGATCCGGATTGTGGGGCGCGCGGATTTCGAGCGTCTGTTCGGTGGCTACCGCCGACATGCCTCCGCTGGAGGATCACAAATCGTATCACTGGCGTATTCCATTGATGCGTTCTTCCAGAACGGCGGTTCGACGGCCTATGTGCTGCGTGCGGTCAGCAGCACCGCCACGGCCGCGGGCTATACCCCCTCGGGTCATACCTCGCCCCTGGTGGTGGCCTCCTCGCCGGGCGCCTGGGGCAACAACCTGTACTCGGTCCTTCTCACCTCGACGTCCTCGAGCGCCGAGTCGCCCCGCTTCCGCATCATCGTCTTCTACAAGGCTCCGGGCTCGAACCAGCCGAAGGCCGTGGAGAACTGGGATCGGCTCTCCACCGACGGGGGCGACGAGAACTATGTCGCCGACGTCCTCCAGCGCAGCCTCTATATCCGCTGGGCGTCGCCCTCGGCCACCGTCGCCACGTCCCTGCTGCTGGCCGGCGAGTCCGCCATCACCGATACCACCCGCAATCAATATGCCTTGCAGACGGGAGCGGGGGGGGATGTCGATCTGGCCGTGTCGGACTTCGGCAAGCTGCTCGAGGGGCTCGACGGGGTCTCCGATGCCGCCCTGCTGGTGGTCCCCGCCCGCATCTACGACTCGGACGACAGCAACCGTCTCCTTCAGCAGGCGGCCCTCTCCTATGCCGAGGCGCGGCCCCAGCAGGATCTGTTCTGCATCGCGGACATGCCCCGTCAGTCTTCAGAGAAGACGGCGAGCGATGCGACGAACAAGACGGTGACGGCCTTTGGCAACCTCTCGCCGAAGACCACCCTGGGGGCCATCTATTTCCCGTGGCTCGAGATCTCCGACCCGATGGGCGTGGGCCGGGATCCGGTCCTGGTCGTTCCTCCCTCCGGCTTCGTGGCGGGCATCTACTCGCGGACCGACGCCCGGCGCGGTGTCTGGAAGGCACCCGCGGGGCTCGACGCGACCCTGTTGGGGCTGCGCAAGGTCGAACACAAACTGCTCGACGCACACCAGGACGCACTCAACCCGCTCGGCATCAATGTCATCCGCGTGCAGCCCGCGGCGGGGGCCGTCGTCTGGGGCTCGCGCACGCTGCGGCCCGACAGCGAGTGGCGTTACGTCCCCGTGCGCCGGACGGCCATCTTCCTGCGCAAGAGCATCTACAACAGCATCCAATGGGCTGTCTTCGAGCCCAATGACCAGAACCTCTGGGCCAGTCTGCGGGTCACCATTACCGCCTTCATGGAACAGCTCTTCCGGCAGGGTGCTTTCGCGGGCAAGACGACGCGCGAGGCCTTCTTCGTCAAGTGTGACGAGGAGACGACTCCCGAGGCGGATCAGATCGCGGGAATCGTGAATGTCTGGGTTGGCTTCGCGCCACTCCGTCCGGCCGAGTTCGTCGTCGTCAAGCTGAGCCAGATCGTCAACCAGAAGGCGTAG
- a CDS encoding serine/threonine-protein kinase, producing the protein MPRCPTCQSEYAEDVSYCPRDGAALLPAVLEGRYRLLSPLGAGGMGVVYLAEHLGLRKSVAVKLLRGELSRDPTFTRRFEQEAIAASQIGHEHIVNVTDLGRTPTGELFYVMELLEGESLGTLLLREHFLPLWRAVPILAQVCRALEAAHARGIVHRDVKPQNVMLLQRQGQADFVKVVDFGISKVMQGQPGSGLTEAGAILGTANYMAPEQAAGGTVDARADVYSLGVLTYEVCTGSLPFRGDNTFATMLQHLEATAQPPSRRRPDLGLPPELDALVLSALAKDPATRPTLETFRAGLEALASGLVPLQLTPAMATGLVSALPPAPPPAPPPVAPPAVAEPLEPTMVSTRSLESVHRNRRGGLLVGGVGALLLLGGVGLWAVTSRGPAGEPPADPAPVAAPSSGPAPSPAPARPRLSIVSRPEGATVTLGGRVLGVTPLELERPDGDAGPLRLTLEGHAPKELEHLPEGERLEVTLQKSPPRVQTDKPRTGKAQDKVRDLKPNPF; encoded by the coding sequence ATGCCGCGCTGCCCGACGTGCCAGAGCGAGTACGCGGAGGACGTCTCGTACTGTCCCCGTGACGGCGCGGCGCTGCTGCCCGCCGTGCTGGAGGGCCGCTACCGGTTGCTGTCCCCGCTCGGCGCGGGAGGCATGGGCGTGGTGTACCTCGCCGAGCACCTGGGCCTGCGCAAGAGCGTGGCGGTGAAGCTGCTGCGCGGTGAGCTGTCGAGAGATCCCACCTTCACCCGCCGCTTCGAGCAGGAGGCCATCGCCGCCAGCCAGATCGGCCACGAGCACATCGTCAACGTGACGGACCTGGGCCGCACCCCCACGGGTGAACTCTTCTACGTCATGGAATTGCTGGAGGGAGAGAGCCTCGGGACGCTGCTGCTGCGCGAGCACTTCCTCCCGCTGTGGCGCGCCGTGCCCATCCTGGCGCAGGTGTGCCGGGCGCTCGAGGCGGCGCACGCGCGCGGCATCGTCCACCGGGACGTGAAGCCGCAGAACGTGATGCTCCTGCAGCGCCAGGGACAGGCGGACTTCGTCAAGGTGGTGGACTTCGGCATCTCCAAGGTGATGCAGGGGCAGCCGGGCAGCGGGCTCACCGAGGCGGGCGCCATCCTCGGCACCGCCAACTACATGGCCCCGGAGCAGGCGGCGGGTGGAACGGTGGATGCCCGGGCGGATGTGTACTCGTTGGGTGTGCTCACCTACGAGGTCTGCACCGGCTCGCTCCCCTTCCGCGGGGACAACACCTTCGCCACGATGTTGCAGCACCTGGAGGCCACCGCCCAGCCCCCCAGCCGGCGCCGTCCGGACCTCGGCCTGCCGCCGGAACTGGACGCGCTGGTACTGAGCGCGCTCGCCAAGGACCCGGCCACTCGCCCCACCCTGGAGACGTTCCGCGCCGGGCTGGAGGCCCTCGCCTCGGGTCTCGTGCCCCTCCAGCTCACGCCGGCCATGGCCACCGGCCTCGTGTCCGCGCTCCCGCCCGCCCCACCGCCCGCCCCACCGCCCGTGGCTCCGCCCGCCGTGGCCGAGCCCCTCGAGCCCACCATGGTGTCCACCCGGAGCCTGGAGTCGGTCCACCGGAACAGGCGCGGCGGGCTCCTCGTGGGAGGCGTGGGCGCGCTGCTGCTCCTCGGCGGCGTGGGGTTGTGGGCGGTCACCTCGCGCGGCCCGGCCGGGGAGCCTCCCGCCGACCCGGCGCCGGTGGCCGCTCCCTCGTCGGGTCCAGCCCCCTCGCCGGCCCCGGCCCGTCCACGCCTGTCCATCGTCTCGCGACCCGAGGGTGCCACGGTGACGCTGGGCGGGCGGGTGCTCGGAGTCACGCCCCTGGAGCTGGAGCGCCCGGACGGAGACGCCGGCCCCCTGCGCCTCACCCTGGAGGGCCATGCCCCCAAGGAGCTCGAGCACCTGCCCGAGGGCGAACGGCTGGAAGTCACGCTGCAAAAATCCCCGCCGCGCGTGCAGACCGACAAGCCCCGAACGGGCAAGGCCCAGGACAAGGTCCGGGACCTCAAGCCCAACCCCTTCTGA
- a CDS encoding serine/threonine-protein kinase, which translates to MTQGGETGTVGRYRLVSRLARGGMAEVFLGVLPGPEGFEKPVVVKRLLPELAGQEAYRQMFAQEARLMATFGHAHVVSVLDFGLEAGAPYLVLEYVEGVDLARALAARGPLAPALVRHLGLCLLRALEHVHGLRDTQGEWLGLVHRDVSPANVLLGHTGDVKLGDFGIAKGLRTPSRTAPGSTRGTLRYMSPEQVRGGPLDARADLFSLGVLLYEAVVGRVPFAATTDAQMLLAVRDARLEPAEHLLQRAGPALAGVLQRALRPHPSERFASAGDMARALLDVDTGSGAEQPWHVAGLVAETLAAGCPPAASGPGKSVASPFSAALLETRGDEEA; encoded by the coding sequence ATGACGCAGGGAGGAGAGACAGGCACGGTGGGCCGCTACCGGCTGGTGTCCCGCCTGGCGCGTGGTGGGATGGCGGAGGTGTTCCTCGGCGTCCTGCCTGGGCCCGAGGGCTTCGAGAAGCCGGTGGTCGTCAAGCGATTGCTGCCGGAGCTGGCCGGACAGGAGGCCTATCGGCAGATGTTCGCCCAGGAGGCGCGGCTGATGGCCACCTTCGGCCACGCGCACGTCGTCTCGGTGCTGGACTTCGGGCTGGAGGCGGGCGCGCCCTATCTGGTGCTGGAGTACGTGGAGGGGGTGGACCTGGCCCGGGCGCTCGCCGCACGAGGACCGCTGGCGCCCGCGCTCGTGCGGCACCTGGGCCTGTGCCTGCTGCGCGCGCTCGAGCACGTGCACGGCCTGCGCGACACCCAGGGCGAGTGGCTGGGGCTCGTCCACCGGGACGTGAGCCCCGCGAACGTGCTGCTGGGGCACACCGGCGACGTGAAGCTGGGCGACTTCGGCATCGCCAAGGGGCTGCGCACGCCCTCGCGCACCGCCCCCGGCAGCACGCGCGGCACGCTGCGCTACATGTCCCCCGAGCAGGTGCGCGGCGGCCCCCTGGACGCGAGGGCCGATCTCTTCTCGCTCGGGGTGCTCCTCTACGAGGCGGTGGTGGGCCGCGTCCCCTTCGCCGCGACCACGGACGCGCAGATGCTGCTCGCCGTGCGGGACGCGCGCCTGGAGCCCGCCGAGCACCTGCTGCAACGGGCCGGCCCGGCCCTGGCGGGCGTCCTCCAGCGCGCCCTGCGCCCCCACCCCTCCGAGCGCTTCGCCTCCGCGGGAGACATGGCGCGAGCCCTGCTGGACGTGGACACCGGCTCCGGAGCGGAGCAGCCCTGGCACGTGGCCGGGCTGGTGGCGGAGACGCTCGCCGCCGGGTGTCCCCCGGCGGCCTCCGGGCCCGGGAAGAGCGTCGCGAGCCCGTTCTCCGCCGCCCTGCTCGAAACCCGGGGGGACGAGGAGGCATGA
- a CDS encoding sigma 54-interacting transcriptional regulator has product MSGRTELIPAQTPASGLPVQRVNLEVSAGPDAGTTVSSSAEKLTLGTAPGNDLVLTDTTVSRFHAELVRERGGYRVKDLGSTNGTRVDHVRVQDAYVADGSTLTFGGTTVRFSLVATRDVLPLHPEPHFGGLVGESAVMRALFAQLARLAATDATVLVEGESGTGKELVAEALHQASPRASGPFVVVDCGSIPSELVESELFGHEKGAFTGATHERRGAFEAASGGTLFLDELGELPLAVQPKLLRALERRQVKRVGADGYRSVDVRFVAATHRDLREAVNRGQFREDLYFRLAVGMVRVPPLRAHLEDLPHLLEHLWAETFRSLGLPPRPFTAPSPETLHQLSTLPWRGNVRELRNFVERSVALSGALDASFLQAASVPAASAGAPTVRVELPYKEAKEAWLAHFEETYLRQRLAASGGNVSQMAREAEVDRAHVIKLLRKHAVR; this is encoded by the coding sequence ATGTCAGGGCGTACCGAGCTCATCCCCGCGCAGACACCGGCCAGCGGGCTCCCCGTCCAGAGAGTGAACCTCGAGGTGTCGGCCGGTCCGGACGCGGGCACCACGGTGAGCAGCTCCGCCGAGAAGCTCACCCTCGGCACGGCCCCGGGCAATGATCTGGTGCTCACCGACACCACCGTGTCGCGCTTCCACGCCGAGCTGGTGCGTGAGCGCGGCGGCTACCGGGTGAAGGACCTGGGCAGCACCAACGGCACGCGGGTGGACCACGTGCGCGTGCAGGACGCCTATGTGGCGGACGGCTCCACGCTGACCTTCGGCGGCACCACGGTGCGCTTCTCCCTGGTGGCCACGCGGGACGTGTTGCCCCTGCATCCCGAGCCCCACTTCGGCGGGCTGGTGGGCGAGAGCGCCGTGATGCGAGCCCTGTTCGCCCAGCTCGCGCGCCTGGCCGCCACGGACGCCACGGTGCTCGTCGAGGGAGAGAGCGGCACTGGCAAGGAGTTGGTGGCCGAGGCACTTCACCAGGCCAGCCCACGCGCCTCGGGCCCCTTCGTGGTGGTGGACTGCGGCTCCATTCCCTCCGAGCTGGTGGAGAGCGAGCTGTTCGGCCACGAGAAGGGCGCCTTCACCGGCGCCACCCACGAGCGCCGGGGGGCCTTCGAGGCCGCCAGCGGGGGCACCCTCTTCCTGGACGAGCTGGGCGAGCTGCCCCTGGCCGTGCAGCCCAAGCTGCTGCGCGCGCTGGAGCGCCGGCAGGTCAAGCGCGTGGGCGCGGATGGGTATCGGAGCGTGGACGTGCGCTTCGTGGCCGCCACGCACCGCGACCTGCGCGAGGCCGTCAACCGCGGGCAGTTCCGCGAGGACCTGTACTTCCGGCTCGCCGTGGGCATGGTGCGCGTGCCCCCGCTGCGCGCGCACCTGGAGGATCTGCCGCACCTGCTGGAACACCTGTGGGCGGAGACGTTCCGCTCGCTCGGCCTGCCGCCCCGGCCCTTCACCGCCCCCAGCCCCGAGACGCTGCATCAGCTCTCCACCCTGCCCTGGCGCGGCAATGTGCGCGAATTGCGCAACTTCGTCGAGCGCAGCGTGGCCCTCTCCGGCGCGTTGGATGCCTCGTTCCTCCAGGCGGCCAGCGTCCCGGCGGCGTCGGCCGGGGCTCCCACCGTGCGAGTGGAGCTGCCCTACAAGGAGGCCAAGGAGGCCTGGCTCGCCCACTTCGAGGAGACGTACCTGCGCCAGCGCCTGGCGGCCTCGGGCGGCAACGTGAGCCAGATGGCGCGCGAGGCCGAGGTGGACCGGGCCCACGTCATCAAGCTGTTGCGCAAGCACGCGGTGCGCTGA
- a CDS encoding LysR family transcriptional regulator → MESWPDLLAFVHSVRAGSFSAAAREAGKTPSAFSKRVARLEEQLKLRLVVRGAGGLRTTPEGQEFYLRLQRAMDDVEEACAQAAQARAPRGLVRVSTQSDVGRDWLIPRIASFTRMYPQVELELSLSDKVVDLLSERFDVALRVGEIEDGRLTRRPLGRFRNCICAAPSYIRERGIPRTTREQAGHVWLAYLRGNRQEAWDPTTQQRVVIRAPYAADSNAALRQLALDGLGIARLPELTVLEELRRGALIRLPLEGPEEEGTPISLVFPQGKQLASRVRAFVDFFADEARRSLPQARALGR, encoded by the coding sequence ATGGAGTCGTGGCCCGACCTTCTGGCATTCGTCCACAGCGTGCGCGCGGGGAGCTTCAGCGCGGCGGCACGGGAGGCGGGAAAGACGCCCTCGGCGTTCAGCAAACGCGTGGCCCGGCTTGAGGAGCAGTTGAAGTTGCGTCTCGTCGTCCGGGGCGCGGGGGGCTTGCGGACGACGCCCGAGGGGCAGGAGTTCTATCTGCGGCTCCAGCGGGCGATGGATGACGTCGAGGAAGCGTGCGCCCAGGCCGCTCAGGCCCGGGCGCCACGAGGGCTGGTGCGGGTGAGCACGCAGTCCGACGTGGGGCGGGACTGGTTGATTCCACGGATCGCGAGCTTCACGCGCATGTACCCCCAGGTGGAGCTGGAACTGAGCCTGAGCGACAAGGTGGTGGATCTGCTGTCCGAGCGTTTTGACGTGGCGCTCCGGGTAGGAGAAATCGAGGACGGGCGGCTCACGCGCCGCCCCCTCGGCCGGTTCCGTAACTGCATCTGCGCCGCGCCTTCCTATATCCGGGAGCGAGGCATACCCCGCACCACCAGAGAGCAGGCTGGACATGTCTGGCTGGCCTATCTGCGTGGCAATCGGCAGGAAGCCTGGGATCCCACCACGCAGCAACGGGTGGTGATCCGGGCGCCCTACGCGGCGGATAGCAACGCGGCGCTGCGCCAACTCGCGCTCGACGGGCTGGGAATCGCGCGGCTGCCAGAGCTCACGGTGCTCGAGGAGCTGCGGCGGGGAGCCCTGATCCGCCTACCGCTGGAGGGGCCCGAGGAAGAGGGAACTCCCATCTCCCTCGTGTTTCCCCAGGGCAAGCAGCTCGCCTCGCGGGTGCGGGCCTTCGTGGACTTCTTCGCCGACGAGGCCCGCCGCTCCCTGCCCCAGGCTCGAGCGCTCGGTCGGTGA
- a CDS encoding DUF6184 family natural product biosynthesis lipoprotein, whose product MRISSSLFPLSLLLVLPACGPTSREDAQSQATRAACDYYDKCEKIGSGDGKQFQDWNECEVKTRDFFQTAWTADNCLAINETGLETCLKRIPTTGCGSATDFLNTAILVCGAGSVCQDVQE is encoded by the coding sequence ATGCGCATCTCTTCCTCCCTCTTCCCGCTGTCCCTGCTTCTCGTCCTCCCCGCGTGTGGCCCGACCTCCCGCGAGGATGCGCAGAGCCAGGCCACCCGAGCCGCCTGCGACTACTACGATAAGTGTGAGAAAATCGGCTCCGGCGACGGCAAGCAGTTCCAGGACTGGAACGAGTGTGAAGTGAAGACCCGCGATTTCTTCCAGACCGCGTGGACGGCGGACAACTGCCTCGCCATCAACGAGACAGGGCTGGAGACGTGCCTGAAGCGCATCCCCACCACCGGGTGCGGGAGCGCGACGGACTTCCTCAACACCGCGATCCTCGTCTGTGGCGCGGGCTCGGTCTGCCAGGACGTCCAGGAATGA
- a CDS encoding NAD-dependent epimerase/dehydratase family protein, whose protein sequence is MKRAFVMGVTGYIGGSVARRLLQEGYRVTGLVRTLEASERASNPSWGGLRMGPC, encoded by the coding sequence ATGAAGCGTGCATTCGTCATGGGAGTGACAGGATATATCGGTGGCTCGGTGGCGCGGCGGTTGCTGCAGGAGGGCTACCGTGTGACGGGTCTGGTGCGCACGCTGGAGGCCAGTGAGCGGGCATCCAACCCGTCGTGGGGCGGCTTGAGGATGGGGCCCTGTTGA
- a CDS encoding imm11 family protein produces the protein MFGEGRLLPDPGPIKAPVRNQGERRTFMFAGVESVPIINEAVANVFRALAPDDVQLFPVTVGGESERYFIVNASKSTVCIDEANCREVHLYDQDDPEPARRGAYRWIYGLRIDPAKAEGARVFRPKRFTHALIVSEEVKAALERVGNLGVGFERVTGPHEPLPPPREVPATLEQARQARAAAYSKLGELSEDVVRRIVPTSGNWPSGSQAWRIIKRGQRTLFVSDGLSDPFPDASEPSVGFGFELAVETDEELPGDDGWPLDMLMWVSDGFANYADTRKLLETGLAFIQFSGKGMPEQLVVPPDAFKKFRPNDWVSEHGMSMALFGLEPPTLPTSFPTPAGPVRLVSAMAMHSSEIIAYLERGGDVVLPLFLKCADMPLSSTKRKPVI, from the coding sequence ATGTTCGGGGAAGGGCGCCTCCTTCCGGACCCTGGGCCCATCAAGGCTCCGGTGAGGAACCAGGGTGAGAGGCGCACATTTATGTTCGCCGGGGTTGAGAGTGTCCCCATCATCAACGAAGCAGTCGCCAATGTTTTCAGGGCGCTGGCACCTGATGATGTGCAGCTCTTTCCGGTGACGGTGGGAGGCGAGTCCGAGCGGTACTTCATTGTCAATGCAAGTAAGTCCACTGTCTGCATTGACGAAGCGAACTGCCGGGAAGTCCACCTATACGACCAAGACGACCCTGAACCCGCGCGCAGAGGGGCTTATCGCTGGATCTACGGCTTGCGAATTGACCCAGCGAAGGCTGAAGGTGCGCGTGTCTTCAGGCCGAAGCGGTTCACTCACGCACTCATTGTCTCGGAAGAAGTCAAGGCCGCGCTCGAAAGGGTAGGGAATCTGGGGGTGGGTTTCGAGCGCGTGACGGGGCCGCATGAACCGCTGCCACCGCCGCGCGAGGTTCCAGCTACGCTCGAGCAAGCCCGGCAGGCGAGGGCCGCCGCGTACAGCAAGCTCGGGGAACTCTCCGAAGATGTCGTCAGACGCATCGTTCCCACGAGCGGAAATTGGCCGAGCGGTTCTCAGGCGTGGAGGATCATCAAGAGAGGCCAGCGAACCCTGTTCGTGAGTGATGGGCTGTCCGACCCTTTTCCTGACGCGAGCGAGCCGTCCGTGGGCTTCGGCTTCGAGCTGGCGGTTGAGACGGACGAGGAGCTACCGGGGGACGACGGGTGGCCGCTGGACATGTTGATGTGGGTCTCGGATGGCTTTGCCAACTACGCGGACACTCGGAAGCTCCTGGAGACAGGGCTGGCGTTCATCCAGTTCTCCGGCAAGGGAATGCCGGAACAACTCGTGGTGCCGCCAGATGCCTTCAAGAAGTTCCGGCCGAACGACTGGGTGTCGGAACACGGGATGTCGATGGCACTGTTCGGGTTGGAGCCTCCGACCCTGCCGACGAGCTTCCCCACGCCCGCCGGTCCAGTGCGCCTCGTTTCCGCGATGGCGATGCACTCGAGCGAGATTATCGCCTACCTGGAGCGCGGAGGAGATGTGGTGCTTCCCCTCTTCCTGAAGTGCGCCGACATGCCCCTGTCGAGCACGAAGAGGAAGCCGGTCATCTAG
- a CDS encoding phage tail protein, producing the protein MPQFSVNSHRIDPYKNFKFRVILDGRPVAGLSKMGALKKTTEVIEWREAGDPAIVRKLPGRTKFEPITLEAGVTHDTTFEEWANLVNNLEGSAAMSLAKYRKDLLIEVLNLQGTPVLRFRVRRAWVSEYQATPEMDANANAVAITSIKIEHEGFSRDTGLAEPAET; encoded by the coding sequence GTGCCGCAGTTCTCGGTCAACAGCCACCGCATCGATCCTTATAAGAATTTCAAGTTCCGCGTCATCCTGGATGGCCGCCCGGTGGCAGGGCTGTCCAAGATGGGCGCGCTCAAGAAGACCACCGAGGTCATCGAGTGGCGTGAGGCGGGGGATCCGGCCATTGTCCGGAAGCTCCCCGGCCGCACCAAGTTCGAGCCCATCACCCTGGAGGCGGGTGTCACGCACGACACGACCTTCGAGGAGTGGGCCAACCTGGTGAACAACCTCGAGGGCTCGGCGGCCATGTCGCTGGCGAAGTACCGCAAGGATCTCCTCATCGAGGTGCTCAACCTCCAGGGGACCCCGGTGCTGCGCTTCCGCGTCCGGCGGGCGTGGGTGAGTGAGTACCAGGCCACGCCGGAGATGGATGCGAACGCCAACGCGGTCGCCATCACCAGCATCAAGATCGAGCACGAGGGCTTCAGCCGCGACACGGGCCTGGCCGAACCGGCCGAGACCTGA